The Chlorogloeopsis sp. ULAP01 genome has a segment encoding these proteins:
- a CDS encoding S8 family serine peptidase — translation MNNHRNDLFDTKGLNIASTSSVNKLNAKDDDLFRINSHSSFKLPENALEQEVNIQGRKNRKSKKASSSAAKADLVIQNASAPNVAVAGSTIQLTYQVKNKGKSSAGFNYTDCYLSKDKTLSSDDNLLGWNWIGGLEAGSATSQSYNVTLDENTAPGTYYLVYRADALDNILEINNSNNIAAREITITAKNKQTQGYNPTSGYGLVNAAAAVARAAGQNTFADVPNRGGNDWGADLVKAPEAWANGYTGQGVVVAVLDTGVDYNHADLKNNIWTNSKEIPGNGKDDDGNGFIDDVYGWNFYGNNNNTLDGNGHGTHVSGTIAGENNGVGVTGVAHGAKIMPVKVLNDDGSGYYSSIADGIYYAVNNGANVINLSLGGEYPNGTLQKAIEYASSKNVIVVMAAGNDGKSVPGYPARYADNWGLAVGAVDKNKNMADFSNRAGQNPLAYVTAPGVKVYSTLPGDRYASYSGTSMAAPHVAGVVALMLSANRNLTDAQVRQILAETSGNSTQTTALSGENNITSFSHNNSLTTAISNFNVSSFSSNNTTTWRHGNTTSGDAGAIASQTSTSSTNGNHDGMFLNSPTWLEFWNDYKTSVASSSNISTNGDEVENIVGKRKALLEAV, via the coding sequence ATGAATAATCATCGAAATGATTTGTTTGATACTAAAGGGCTAAATATCGCTTCCACCTCTTCTGTAAATAAGTTGAATGCTAAAGATGATGACCTTTTTCGCATCAATAGCCATAGTAGCTTTAAACTACCTGAAAATGCTCTAGAACAAGAGGTTAATATACAGGGGCGTAAAAATCGTAAATCAAAAAAAGCTAGCTCATCTGCGGCGAAAGCAGATTTAGTCATCCAAAATGCTTCAGCTCCTAATGTTGCAGTTGCTGGTAGCACGATCCAACTAACATATCAGGTAAAAAATAAAGGTAAGAGCAGTGCTGGGTTTAACTACACTGATTGTTATCTTTCTAAAGATAAAACTCTTAGTTCAGACGACAATCTTCTTGGTTGGAACTGGATAGGTGGGCTTGAAGCTGGGAGTGCGACTTCTCAGTCTTACAATGTCACTTTAGATGAAAATACTGCGCCTGGAACCTATTATCTAGTCTACAGAGCCGATGCTCTAGATAATATTTTAGAAATCAATAACAGCAACAACATTGCTGCACGTGAAATTACCATCACTGCTAAAAATAAACAAACTCAGGGCTACAATCCTACTTCTGGTTATGGTTTGGTGAATGCAGCAGCAGCAGTAGCTAGGGCTGCTGGGCAAAATACCTTTGCCGATGTTCCTAACCGTGGTGGCAATGATTGGGGAGCGGATCTAGTCAAAGCACCTGAAGCTTGGGCAAACGGATACACCGGGCAAGGCGTCGTCGTTGCTGTTTTAGATACTGGAGTAGACTACAACCATGCAGACTTGAAGAACAATATCTGGACAAATAGCAAAGAAATTCCTGGTAATGGCAAGGATGATGATGGTAATGGTTTTATAGATGATGTCTACGGTTGGAACTTTTACGGTAACAACAACAATACTCTAGATGGAAATGGTCATGGCACTCATGTCTCCGGTACAATTGCAGGGGAAAATAATGGTGTCGGTGTGACTGGTGTTGCCCACGGTGCCAAGATTATGCCAGTCAAAGTTTTAAATGATGACGGCTCTGGCTATTATAGTTCTATCGCTGATGGTATCTACTATGCTGTAAATAATGGTGCTAATGTAATTAATTTAAGTCTTGGTGGAGAATATCCCAACGGCACTTTGCAGAAAGCGATTGAATATGCCAGCAGTAAAAACGTAATTGTAGTTATGGCAGCAGGCAATGATGGTAAGTCAGTACCAGGATATCCCGCTCGTTATGCAGACAACTGGGGGCTTGCTGTTGGAGCAGTTGATAAGAATAAAAATATGGCTGATTTCTCCAATCGAGCTGGGCAAAATCCCTTGGCTTATGTCACAGCTCCTGGAGTTAAAGTTTACTCTACACTGCCAGGCGATCGCTATGCATCTTACAGTGGTACATCAATGGCTGCGCCTCATGTTGCGGGTGTAGTTGCTTTAATGCTCAGTGCTAACCGCAATTTGACTGATGCCCAAGTACGCCAAATTCTTGCAGAAACGTCAGGGAATAGTACGCAAACTACCGCTTTGAGTGGTGAAAATAACATTACTAGTTTCAGCCACAACAACAGCCTGACTACTGCTATTTCTAACTTCAACGTCAGTAGCTTTAGCAGCAACAATACTACAACTTGGAGACACGGCAATACAACAAGTGGTGATGCGGGTGCGATCGCTTCTCAAACAAGCACCAGTTCTACCAATGGAAATCACGATGGAATGTTTTTGAATTCACCCACATGGTTAGAATTCTGGAACGATTACAAAACCAGTGTGGCAAGTAGCAGTAACATTAGTACCAATGGGGATGAGGTAGAAAATATAGTAGGGAAACGCAAAGCACTACTAGAAGCAGTATAG